Below is a genomic region from Cellulomonas sp. P24.
GTCACGTCGCTGGTTGGCACCCAGATCCTCACGAGGTTGATCTCCTCCGACCAGGTCTCCGTGAGCGTCACGTGGAACACGTGGATCTCTCCGATTCTCTCCGCCATTCTGATCCTGGGCGCGACCATGATCGGCGGGTCGATCGTCGTGCGGGCGATGCGGGACGACGACGGACGGCCATAGGCTCCCCGACTCGCGTCCGTAGGGGTGGCGATTTCCTGGCTGAAGCCGTCGAGTCGGCAGCGATTGTCGAGTCGCACGACGGGGAAGCGTTCGAGAAGGCCGCTCTTGACCTGCCCGGAGCACATTCTCAACGCGCCGCGGCGCCACCGTGACAGGCGCTACGGTGACGAGTGGGAGATTCTCCACCTCAAGGAACCAGTGATGTTCGTCCTCTTCGCGGGCGCATCCCTCATTGAAACCTTGGACGACTCGCTACGAGCGCTCTGGCGTCGACGCACCGGCACGTCGACGAGGCGCGATGACCGCGTGATCCCCTTCACCGACGCGAGCACGTGACCCGAACGCAACCCGAACAACCGGGGCAGTCGCCTTGTCGCGCGCGGCACCCTCAGGTCGTGCCGAGTCCTGCAGCGGGCTCAATGGTCGGACATCAGGTTGTCGAGGCCGTCTGGGTAGAGCGGGTACGGGCTCCCCTCGCGCGGACGCCAGGTACCGACGGTGTCCGGGTCGTCGTTGCACGGGGTTCGTTCGACCGAGTAGTCCTCCGAGGAGGCGAACTCGGCCTCGTGCACCACGACCAGCTCGTGACCGGCTTGTCCTTGGTAGACGAACAGGTTCTCCAGGACACCGAGCTGCGCGCCGACCGTGACCTGGATCCCGTACTCCTCCCTGAGCTCGCGGACCAACGTCTGTGCAGCGAGCTCCCCGAACTCGATGCCGCCACCGACCGCCCGGTGATGGACCCGACCGGTGCCGGGCTCCGTCGTCTCATCGACGAAGATCGCGCCCGTACGCGGGTGTCGGATGACGGCAACGGCAAGCGGGCGAGGTTGCGACATGCCGCCGAGACTACGGGCGACCCGTGCGTTCAGTGAGACATGACCGGATGTGGCCGATCGGCGTTCTCAGCGCCTACGCGCGTCGCGACCGTTGTGAGACGGGCACTTTCGTGAGTACCGCCGTGGTGATCGCGGCAGGGCTGCATCGCGGTCATGGCCGGAGCGGCCCGATGTCCTCCCCGGCGGACCCGCAGTCTGCCTGCACGCGTCGGTCGGCAGCGAAGTAGGCATCCATCTGGGAGGCCGTGGCGGTGTCCAAGCTGCCCCGCCAGGAGAAGACGTACGTCATGTCGCGCTGCAGGTTCGCCCACGCAGGATCGGCCGTGGCCGCGTGATCGGCATCGGCGCGAGCAGTGGCTACCACCGCGTCAGCCTGTGCCGCGGTGGTAGCCACCGAGTGCCGGTTGAAGCTCGCGTACGCCTGGCACGCGCCCTGAGCAGCAGCCTGCCCGGGGCTTTCACCGCTGCACGCCGCAAGCGTCGCCGCCACGATGGCCAATGGCACGACAGCTACCAGGCGACTGCAGATCATTGTCCGGATCATGTATTCCCCCTGCCTGACTTTCCGGAACGTCGACCGCTTCACGCCTCGTTTGAATTCACGTTGCCAGCCGATACTCGCTCACGTCAATTGGCCGGGTCGTTGAGATAACGTGCGTGGCGGCATCCAGGGGGTGCTGTCCACGCGGAGCGGAGCGTCATGAGGCATCGGCTTGCGGGTATGGCCATCGTCCTCTCCGTGGTGCTCGCCGGGGGGAGTCCTCGCCTACCGCGTCGCCTACGGCACATGGTGGGGAACGCCGGATCACCTCAGCTACTGCGGGCGCACCTACCTGCGCGGGACCGCTGGACTGACGCACGCCGAGATCGTCGGGCTCCGTGCTGCTCTGCCCGGCGACGCGCCCTACCCGGTCGTGGCGGTCGCCACGGTCCCACCCGTCGTCGGCCACCCGCTCCTCGCGGCCGTCACCCCGCAGGCCGAGCGGCAGCGGCTCGGCGTTCCGTGCACCATGGCGGTCTACCTGAAGACCGGGACCGACAGCTACACCGGGTACGCCCTCTCCGGCGGCGCATAGCCGCGACCAGGGTCACGAGGCCTGACCGGGCGCTCTGCGTCGAGTCGCGGATCGCTGGTCAGGCTTCGGCGGGGCGTGCGGCGGTGGGGCGCACGGGATGATCGGCGCCATGACGACCAGCAGCCGCCTGGAGCGGTATGAAGCGCGCACGTCCGGCCCACTGTCCGTCCTCGCGCTGGTGGGCCTATCTCGCCCGGCACCCCATCGACGTGGTCGTGGTGGTCGTGCCGATGCTGCGGCCGCTGCGGGTGCTGCGGGTGTTCGCCATCGGCCAGGTGCTGCTGACCCGTGACCGGGGTCTGATCCAGACGGGCCGGGCGATCGCGTTCGCGGCGGGTGTGCTGATCGTGATCGGCGCGCTGGCGATCCTTGATGCCGAGCGCGGTTCGCCCGGGGCCACGATCGCGACCTTCCCCGACGCCTTGTGGTGGGCGATGGCGACGGTCACGACCGTCGGGTACGGCGACGTGTACCCGGTGACGGCCGTCGGCCGGCTCGTGGCCGCCTCCCTCATGCTGGTCGGCATCAGTCTTCTGGGGATCGTCACGGCGACCGTCGCCGCGTGGTTCATGCGGGCCGAGAGCACGAGCCCGCGCGTCGGCATCGCCGATCGCCTTCGCGACCTCCACGCCCTCCACGCGGAGGCAGTCATCAGCGACGACGAGTTCACGGACGCCAGGGCGCGGTTGCTCGTGGACCTCTGATCGCACCGG
It encodes:
- a CDS encoding NUDIX domain-containing protein; translated protein: MSQPRPLAVAVIRHPRTGAIFVDETTEPGTGRVHHRAVGGGIEFGELAAQTLVRELREEYGIQVTVGAQLGVLENLFVYQGQAGHELVVVHEAEFASSEDYSVERTPCNDDPDTVGTWRPREGSPYPLYPDGLDNLMSDH
- a CDS encoding ion channel — encoded protein: MKRARPAHCPSSRWWAYLARHPIDVVVVVVPMLRPLRVLRVFAIGQVLLTRDRGLIQTGRAIAFAAGVLIVIGALAILDAERGSPGATIATFPDALWWAMATVTTVGYGDVYPVTAVGRLVAASLMLVGISLLGIVTATVAAWFMRAESTSPRVGIADRLRDLHALHAEAVISDDEFTDARARLLVDL